The following coding sequences are from one Vulgatibacter sp. window:
- a CDS encoding diphthine--ammonia ligase, with protein sequence MESIEGKRFFTSWSGGKDACLATWRMVRAGGLPRALLTICREDGARSRSHGLSPAVLRAQADALGLPLHLRAASWSDYEEEFVDALRALRASGIEAGVFGDIEGEAHRGWVERVCARADIEAHLPLWGNERRALVGEFIEAGFEARLVVARQGHLEAGHLGRRFDTDLLAELRARGVDVAGEGGEFHTVVTGGPLFRSPISLREGRRELHSGCFFLELEAAEADSMGPSVPMAKTNRR encoded by the coding sequence ATGGAATCGATCGAAGGAAAGCGCTTCTTCACCTCCTGGAGCGGTGGCAAGGATGCCTGCCTCGCCACGTGGCGGATGGTGCGTGCGGGCGGCCTGCCCCGTGCCCTGCTCACGATCTGCCGCGAGGACGGCGCCCGCTCCCGCTCGCACGGTCTGTCGCCGGCCGTGCTGCGGGCACAGGCGGACGCACTCGGGTTGCCGCTGCACCTCCGCGCCGCCTCGTGGTCGGACTACGAGGAGGAATTCGTCGACGCACTGCGTGCCCTCCGTGCCAGCGGAATCGAGGCCGGCGTCTTCGGAGACATCGAGGGTGAAGCGCACCGCGGTTGGGTGGAGCGGGTCTGCGCGCGCGCCGACATCGAGGCCCATCTGCCGCTCTGGGGCAACGAGCGCCGTGCGCTGGTGGGAGAATTCATCGAGGCGGGCTTCGAAGCGCGGCTCGTGGTTGCACGCCAGGGCCACCTCGAGGCGGGTCATCTCGGAAGGCGGTTCGATACGGACCTGCTCGCTGAGCTGCGGGCCCGCGGCGTCGACGTTGCAGGCGAAGGCGGCGAATTCCACACCGTCGTCACCGGCGGTCCGCTCTTCCGCAGCCCGATCTCCCTGCGGGAGGGGCGCCGGGAGCTGCACAGTGGCTGCTTCTTCCTCGAGCTCGAGGCCGCAGAAGCCGACTCGATGGGGCCGTCCGTGCCGATGGCGAAGACGAATCGCCGCTGA
- the greB gene encoding transcription elongation factor GreB: MSKAFVKEDGEGEELPELPAFDESDDDDEGEARPRGGRYITPEGFKALQDELDHLWKVERPKVTTEVMWAAAQGDRSENAEYIYGKKRLREIDRRLRFLSKRLDSLTVVHPSPEQEGTVRFGAWVTVEDEEGEQQTYRIVGPDEFDVKNRKISVDSPLAKALLGKKEDDVALVVRPKGEVELTIVEIRYQ; the protein is encoded by the coding sequence ATGTCCAAGGCATTCGTGAAGGAAGACGGCGAGGGCGAGGAGCTCCCGGAGCTCCCCGCATTCGACGAGAGCGACGACGACGACGAGGGAGAAGCCCGCCCCCGCGGCGGCCGCTACATCACCCCCGAAGGCTTCAAGGCCCTGCAGGACGAGCTCGACCACCTCTGGAAGGTGGAGCGGCCCAAGGTCACCACCGAGGTGATGTGGGCCGCGGCGCAGGGCGACCGCTCCGAGAACGCCGAGTACATCTACGGCAAGAAGCGCCTCCGCGAGATCGACCGCCGTCTCCGCTTCCTCTCCAAGCGCCTCGACTCCCTCACCGTGGTTCATCCCTCGCCCGAGCAGGAGGGCACGGTGCGCTTCGGCGCCTGGGTCACGGTGGAGGACGAGGAGGGCGAGCAGCAGACCTACCGCATCGTCGGCCCCGACGAATTCGACGTGAAGAACCGCAAGATCTCGGTCGACTCCCCGCTGGCCAAGGCGCTCCTCGGCAAGAAGGAGGACGACGTGGCGCTGGTGGTCCGCCCGAAGGGCGAGGTGGAGCTCACCATCGTCGAGATCCGCTACCAGTGA
- a CDS encoding Ig domain-containing protein, which yields MRRLAILLGLGALLAACSQPDFYEMRPTSLSFETKGMTRTVRAVAKDRRGNEHPTSKPLEWKSSDEKVATVDAKGVVTAVGSGVATIKAIRGDLVGEVMVDVNAVEKLVVEPATEIRLEQDGKPYAPVIKTLDIRGKELTGRMVRVKCADEKICTTDGDKRIWAHNPGETTYELNADGLKQTVKVVVEAAKRR from the coding sequence ATGCGTCGCCTTGCGATCCTCCTCGGCCTGGGTGCCCTCCTCGCCGCCTGCAGCCAGCCCGACTTCTACGAGATGCGCCCCACCTCGCTCTCCTTCGAGACCAAGGGCATGACCCGCACCGTGCGCGCAGTGGCCAAGGACCGCCGCGGCAACGAGCACCCGACCTCCAAGCCCCTCGAGTGGAAGTCGAGCGACGAGAAGGTCGCCACCGTCGACGCGAAGGGCGTGGTCACCGCGGTGGGCTCCGGCGTCGCCACCATCAAGGCGATCCGCGGCGACCTCGTCGGCGAGGTGATGGTCGACGTGAACGCGGTGGAGAAGCTGGTGGTGGAGCCGGCCACCGAGATCCGCCTCGAGCAGGACGGCAAGCCCTACGCCCCGGTGATCAAGACCCTCGACATCCGTGGCAAGGAGCTCACCGGCCGCATGGTCCGGGTGAAGTGCGCCGACGAGAAGATCTGCACCACCGACGGCGACAAGCGCATCTGGGCCCACAACCCGGGCGAGACCACCTACGAGCTCAACGCCGACGGCCTGAAGCAGACGGTGAAAGTTGTGGTCGAGGCTGCAAAGCGTCGTTGA
- a CDS encoding SpoIID/LytB domain-containing protein, with translation MRSLLLAATLLLLPAAASAAEVEPRDPMETLWAHRLQFAPDGSPLVTVRIDEGEDEIRLTAKGAGAIEVGSKRIPVAPGTTLRFRARQTREAEVAWSAQVAELPFHDKDAARAALAKWAARGYPVRAATIGGVFGLHGRVLDNRRYVILIGRKGTRAEAQALADAAAAKFDDAQPTLHSALARRPSGSIEILDAAGKRIITAKNAAAVDAQGGIVVHAVEHDIGYAAHGREDRTYRGRLLVTVDAAGGVAVVNALPLEELIRGIVPSEIFATAPLEALKAQAVTARGEILAKIGARHTGDPFLLCAEQHCQVYKGLSGEHPRTDQAIAASRGEALFAQDGTLVDSVYSSTCGGHTENNEAVWGTPPNPSLRGVPDWLGHPAPLVPFEAKVEDVHTFLASDVPSMCRESSFSRADKYRWERRFTAAEMDAVGSRLGVGAIRHLEVTGRGVSGRALGLAFTGTGGATVVSGELKIRRLLGNLNSALFVVEREGPAERPTGWRFRGAGWGHGVGMCQTGAIGRAERGHDHRAILRHYYNGAEPTKLY, from the coding sequence ATGCGCTCCCTTCTCCTCGCCGCCACGCTCCTCCTCCTTCCCGCCGCCGCCAGCGCCGCAGAGGTGGAGCCGCGCGATCCGATGGAGACGCTCTGGGCCCATAGGCTCCAATTCGCTCCCGACGGCAGCCCGCTCGTCACCGTCCGCATCGACGAGGGCGAGGACGAGATCCGCCTCACCGCGAAGGGCGCCGGCGCAATCGAGGTCGGGAGCAAGCGCATCCCCGTCGCCCCCGGCACCACGCTCCGCTTCCGCGCGAGGCAGACCCGCGAAGCAGAGGTCGCCTGGAGCGCGCAGGTGGCGGAGCTTCCCTTCCACGACAAGGACGCTGCCCGCGCCGCGCTGGCGAAGTGGGCGGCGCGCGGCTACCCCGTACGCGCCGCCACCATCGGCGGGGTCTTCGGCCTCCACGGCCGCGTCCTCGACAACCGCCGCTACGTGATCCTGATCGGCCGCAAGGGCACCCGCGCCGAGGCGCAGGCCCTCGCCGACGCGGCTGCGGCGAAGTTCGACGACGCCCAGCCGACGCTCCACTCGGCCCTCGCGCGGCGGCCGAGCGGCTCCATCGAGATCCTCGACGCCGCCGGCAAGCGCATCATCACCGCGAAGAACGCCGCCGCCGTCGACGCGCAGGGCGGCATCGTCGTCCACGCCGTCGAGCACGACATCGGCTACGCGGCCCACGGCCGCGAGGACCGCACCTACCGCGGCCGCCTCCTCGTCACCGTCGACGCCGCCGGCGGCGTCGCCGTGGTCAACGCCCTTCCGCTCGAGGAGCTGATCCGCGGCATCGTGCCCAGCGAGATCTTCGCCACCGCGCCCCTCGAAGCGCTCAAAGCCCAAGCGGTCACCGCCCGGGGCGAGATCCTCGCGAAGATCGGCGCCCGCCACACCGGCGACCCCTTCCTCCTCTGCGCCGAGCAGCACTGCCAGGTCTACAAGGGGCTCTCCGGCGAGCACCCGCGCACCGACCAGGCGATCGCCGCCTCCCGGGGCGAGGCGCTCTTCGCGCAGGACGGCACCCTGGTCGACTCGGTCTACTCCTCGACCTGCGGCGGCCACACCGAGAACAACGAGGCGGTCTGGGGCACGCCCCCCAACCCCAGCCTCCGCGGCGTCCCCGACTGGCTCGGCCACCCGGCGCCGCTGGTCCCCTTCGAGGCGAAGGTGGAGGACGTCCACACCTTCCTCGCCTCGGACGTCCCCAGCATGTGCCGCGAGTCGAGCTTCTCCCGGGCGGACAAATACCGCTGGGAGCGCCGCTTCACCGCAGCCGAGATGGACGCGGTGGGCTCGAGGCTCGGCGTGGGCGCCATCCGCCACCTCGAGGTCACCGGCCGCGGCGTCTCGGGGCGGGCCTTGGGCCTCGCCTTCACCGGCACCGGCGGCGCCACGGTGGTCAGCGGCGAGCTCAAGATCCGGCGCCTCCTCGGCAACCTCAACTCCGCCCTCTTCGTGGTGGAGCGCGAGGGGCCTGCCGAGCGACCGACCGGGTGGCGCTTCCGGGGCGCGGGCTGGGGCCACGGGGTGGGCATGTGCCAGACCGGCGCCATCGGCCGCGCCGAGCGGGGCCACGACCACCGGGCGATCCTGCGCCACTACTACAACGGCGCCGAGCCCACGAAGCTCTACTGA
- a CDS encoding aminotransferase class IV, which translates to MGTLVNLNGTLVPPQEATISVFDRGFLYGDSVYEVVRTYGGRPFAMDRHLLRMQGSAERIGMELPWSDEKILAEVERTLAAAGNEESYVRIVATRGAGAIGLDTALASDPQMLVIVQPIHLPPPEAYEQGVKVQLVGVRKNLREAIDPKAKTGNYLNNVLALREAKARGAYEAVMLDSDGRITEGSTSNLFVVQGGRLITPPSEVGILEGVTRSVIFEVAQAEGIPVEERHLLPADLLGADEAMITSSVREIVPAVRVGIEDEEHLLGGGKVGPVVRRITAAFRAWARRSVGLGG; encoded by the coding sequence ATGGGAACTCTCGTCAACCTGAACGGCACGCTCGTCCCACCGCAGGAGGCGACGATCTCGGTCTTCGACCGCGGCTTCCTCTACGGCGATTCGGTCTACGAGGTGGTTCGCACCTACGGCGGCAGGCCCTTCGCGATGGACCGCCACCTCCTCCGCATGCAGGGCTCCGCCGAGCGGATCGGGATGGAGCTGCCCTGGAGCGACGAGAAGATCCTCGCCGAGGTGGAGCGCACCCTCGCCGCAGCAGGCAACGAGGAGAGCTACGTCCGCATCGTCGCCACCCGCGGCGCCGGCGCCATCGGCCTCGACACCGCGCTCGCCTCGGACCCGCAGATGCTGGTGATCGTCCAGCCGATCCACCTGCCGCCGCCGGAGGCGTACGAGCAGGGCGTGAAGGTGCAGCTGGTGGGCGTGCGCAAGAACCTGCGGGAGGCGATCGATCCGAAGGCCAAGACGGGCAACTACCTGAACAACGTGCTCGCCCTCCGCGAGGCGAAGGCCCGCGGCGCCTACGAAGCGGTGATGCTCGACAGCGACGGCCGCATCACCGAGGGCTCCACCTCGAACCTCTTCGTGGTGCAGGGCGGTCGCTTGATCACGCCGCCGTCCGAGGTGGGGATCCTCGAGGGCGTCACCCGCAGCGTGATCTTCGAGGTGGCGCAGGCCGAAGGGATCCCGGTGGAGGAGCGCCACCTCCTCCCCGCCGATCTCCTCGGCGCCGACGAGGCGATGATCACCTCGAGCGTGCGCGAGATCGTCCCTGCAGTCCGCGTGGGCATCGAGGACGAGGAACACCTGCTCGGCGGCGGCAAGGTGGGTCCCGTCGTGCGCCGGATCACCGCCGCCTTCCGCGCCTGGGCCCGCCGCTCGGTGGGCCTCGGCGGCTGA
- a CDS encoding J domain-containing protein produces MSSTAAADGGRYYSCPRCTRTYASIYSETIRKAAGVRTPASAASTRPDEKFAEAKRRLEAWLRRLDEQDPFFVLGVRPGANMDQVRSRYRELALVHHPDRGGDERQMRRILRAYDQIRVLHATGRAPKGEPKRIAAPLVDEEV; encoded by the coding sequence ATGAGCAGCACCGCGGCAGCGGACGGCGGGCGATACTACTCCTGCCCGCGCTGCACCCGCACCTACGCATCGATCTACTCGGAGACGATCCGCAAGGCCGCGGGCGTCCGCACCCCGGCCTCCGCTGCGAGCACCCGCCCCGACGAGAAATTCGCCGAGGCGAAGCGGCGGCTCGAAGCCTGGCTCCGCAGGCTCGACGAGCAGGATCCCTTCTTCGTCCTCGGCGTGCGCCCCGGCGCGAACATGGATCAGGTGCGCTCCCGCTACCGCGAGCTGGCGCTCGTCCACCACCCCGACCGCGGCGGCGACGAGCGGCAGATGCGCCGCATCCTCCGCGCCTACGACCAGATCCGCGTGCTCCACGCCACCGGCCGCGCCCCAAAGGGCGAGCCGAAGCGCATCGCCGCCCCCCTCGTCGACGAAGAGGTCTGA
- a CDS encoding peroxiredoxin: MLAVNDEAPTFRAESTKGTIDLAAYLGKKRVVLIFYPVDETPTCTKQLCAVRDAAADYESADTVVFGVNPASLEAHQRFAQRQGYDFPLLVDEGGRIRKAYGVGKLLGLGPQQRIVYGIGLDGRIVYAQKGNPPTAEILAALGRS; this comes from the coding sequence ATGCTCGCAGTGAACGACGAGGCCCCGACCTTCCGCGCCGAGAGCACCAAGGGGACGATCGATCTCGCCGCCTACCTGGGGAAGAAGAGGGTGGTGCTGATCTTCTATCCGGTGGACGAGACGCCGACCTGCACGAAGCAGCTCTGCGCGGTGCGCGACGCGGCGGCGGATTACGAGAGCGCCGACACGGTGGTCTTCGGCGTGAACCCGGCGAGCCTCGAGGCGCACCAGCGCTTCGCCCAGCGGCAGGGCTACGACTTCCCGCTTCTGGTCGACGAGGGCGGGCGCATCCGCAAGGCCTACGGCGTCGGCAAGCTGCTCGGTCTCGGTCCGCAGCAGCGCATCGTCTACGGCATCGGCCTCGACGGTCGCATCGTCTACGCGCAGAAGGGCAACCCGCCGACGGCGGAGATCCTCGCGGCGCTCGGGCGGAGCTGA